In Puntigrus tetrazona isolate hp1 chromosome 23, ASM1883169v1, whole genome shotgun sequence, the DNA window tctTATCAAGtatgataactataaagataacgataattatattaacattcaCAGATGGTTACGTTCTGTTCATTATAAACCTGCAGCAGTTTTGCCGTCTGCCCCTTTAAATACTTGAGCTCTTTAAAAtgtggattctgattggctgttatgtttttatcattcaccAGTTGAATAAAATCAGCCTGATAGTTATTCCAACAAACCGTATTGTTATAGTCGCGGTGTGGACTGTGCTATCTTTATCAGTATAGTTAACATACTTGGTGTCAACCTTTAGGCTTCATAAACGAATATATCCAaagatgcataataaaaatgattcgCAAATACTGTTTGTTGACACCATTTTGGCCCACTTTCTCCAagttttttctgttctgttttaattCCAGCATTGTTATTTGTCCCCAgatctctcttttcatccattCTCTACTTCTTATAGTTTCCGAATTGAATGGCCAGTCGGTCTCCAACGCAGCGAAAGGTGGCGGGCTGCACCTCCCAGTAGTTAACCGGGTTGCCATAGAGGCTAATGCCATTATAGAAGCTCCTCTTCATGCCGAAACCCCGAGGGCAGAAGTCATTAACATCCACTCGACTTATGTTGTTGGAATGAAGGTAGAGCACCTGAAAAACGAAGCAAAAATCAATAATCGTGCATGTGTGAATTGGGCAGGTTTATTTCATGTTTGACATCTCGCACCTGCAGGTACTTCATGTCTGGCATACCCATGGGGACGCGGGTCAGCCGGTTGTTTTCCAAATGCAGCTCCCTGAGATTAGGGACGTATGATAGGCTGCCGTTCTCAATCATCCGGATGTGGTTGAAACCCAGACCCAATCTGGCAAGCGAGCGCAAGCACAACAGTGAATAAGCAACAGACAATAGATGGGCTGCACACATTGTGACAGGCATCTAGTGAGGTGGAAACACAATAGACTGGAAACACTGTGAACAGGCACTGGGTCAACTGCAGCCCGGCAGGACAAGctgcactattaaaaaaaacccagaacatGCAGGGTGTTTTTGCAAAATGATATTTGCATGAGTTCGGTATCAGAGTTACTATTTCACtgttattttggtttttttaaaaggtttactTTAttgatgaataattattattttttggttttgttttcatccCATGTACTGTAACATGCAAATCGTGTATGAAAtgcaataatgaataaataacaccaACGATATTAAACAAGATTGGAAAGAGCTGCAGTACTTGCTGGCAATGAAATAAGCCATTGTGggtatgtgactttcttttttcagatgaatccaGCTGGAGTTATCTTAcaaattgttatattaaatattgctaTATGAAAAATTCTCCATTGATTGTCCaagataaatattcatatttgaaatgtaataaacaccTTTTTCTCACTTCCACTGACTGTGGTACACGAAATATGTGTAGATGCACACGTGAAATCCTCCTACATTTATCTTTACAAATCCTTGTTTTGTGCTTCTAATTTGTGACCAGCGCTTTGTTTTATTCTCTCTTCGTCCTCGTCACTAATCACGCAACACCAGCTTCGTACGTCGTCTGCCGGGACTGCTTCCGTGTACGACAGTCAGCAGAactgaaaaaagtgtttattacatttcaaacatggatatttattttacaaaaatgcatggattcgCAACGGAAGTTCCCAGAGTTGTGTGAGGGACATTTTTATTGGATATGAGCACTTTATTTCACATCTTCTGAACTGTTTACAACAAGCTTATCCCCCCATTGAAAGGCTTGGAAAGGGccagaaccattttttttataggtAGCAGCTAATCAAAGTAGAAAGTGAAAGTAGCATAATTTCTCAGCGACAGATGCTATTTTCCCAGTGCAAATAGCTATAGATTCAATTTCTGttaaaatatcagaattttctgctatttttacTAATTCTTGCAAATAGTGGCAGTACAATACCTCAgtattgtagtacattataaaacagtatgcaatgtgtaaattagttcatttttgggtgaactaacccttgaCTAActttattattgtgatttcaGACCAGCTGGAGTTAGGTTGTATTACATGTGCTACGTTTGTGTTACATCAGACAATACCACTCAAGACATTTAAGCAACCGACTTTTGGTGGGAGATGTCTTATGTCTTGTTAataatgtcttgttttcttattcttatgttgttacttattttttatcttttatgtgTCAATTTCGAGCACAAGTCTGCAAAAGTGTGTCTGAATTCATTCATAATTCCAGTCCGAGTTCAAGTTTCAACTTAAAGACTCAAGTCTTAAGTTTCAACTCAAGTCAGACAATCtagaattgattaaaaaaaagaaacagaaacaacaaaacaccttCACTTTTTAGCAAACATCCATTTTcttaagttataaaaaaaaaaaaaaaaaaaaaagattgtcaGCACAGTAGTTTTAGGTAACGACACTTTTGAGATTACACAAATTAAGTTGCCAATTGGGATTTTTCTGACATTTAAAGCATAATCCTTAACTTTgagtgaaataaatgcagctgtcttcaagaaaaataaagagatttccaagaataatatatttatattgagtaTAAGATGACAATCACAGGCTATAATCACATATGGCCGCTAACAGGttcaactgtattttttataaaagattttgtttctACTAAACTAAACTTACAgtaaacttttagttttttttccaccacatcattaaaatgtcatacaCCAGGTGGCGCTGTTGCTTTATAGAGAGCCCAGAGGCTGGGAAAGCCATGTTGTGTGTTGGACTGCAGGAGAATCATGAGTAGCTTCACCTGTACAGGTGTTTATAGCGGCTCAGGTCCTCTAGTTCAATGGCCTGGATCTGGTTATTGTCCAAGTGGAGCTCATGAAGACTGTCAGGGAGGTCTGGAAGGAAAGGAACATCATCATTAGCTCCACATCTCAGCTCTTAACACtacattaaaactattattaactaaaattgtgatttatgtCCAAAGATATTCCTAATGCTCATTCAAGTAATTATCAAAACGTtctttgtgaaaataaatacgGTCACTGTTTGATGACTTTTGTGATTATTCTATATAATCACCTTTTGGTATTCCAGTGAGTTTGGACTCAGAGATGCGCAGGTAGTTGAGTTTCAGGCCTTTGAAAGCACCAGGCTCAAAGCCGCTGTTCTGAATAGGGTTTCCGCCCATCTCTATAAGAAGCATTCAACATCAGACAGAATATCCCATCACAAAAACCAGCAGGCTCCATCTAAAAAAGGAAATGGTTTGGTCAGACTGTAACCTCTATACCACATAATGGCGAGCGCGCATACAAACCAATGCAGTTCATGCTGCCCAGACCAGAGAACGTTCCTTCTGCAACCTTCTTAATACGGTTGTCATGAATGCGCAGCTCTACCAGGGATGGGGGAAGGTTTTTGGGTACCACTGTCAGGAGGTTATGggaaaaatacagcttttttaaGTGTAGGAGGGGTGCGAAGGTTCGCGGGTGGACTTTGGAGATCTTGTTGTTGACCAGTGACAGAGCCTGGCGGGAGACAGGAAGACATTAGCAAAGTCATGGAGACATGATTAATAATAGCTTGAGCatgagcattaaaaatgtacacaaaatcAAATGACTTATAAATGATGTTATAACTTAAtgtcttgttctttttttcttcttcttcttcttttacagGCCATGTTAAATATTGTGTTTGGTGAGAGAGGCTGAGTAAATATTGGGGATAAATACTGGGGATAATATGAGTTCTAAGAAGGGAACTAAAACATTCAGTTTGGCACCGGTGTGTGTTTCCAGAACTACAGGAGCATTCTTCTTCAGAGACTTGAACTGTTTGAACATCCTGTCAGGCTTAAAGCCAAACGTAAAGTAATGTATGTTGCAAACGACAAAGCAATTTTTCAAGAGTTAGCCAAAACATGCTAGTTTTGTTGTTTCTTccgtaaaatatataaaataaaaatattaaatattaatgctaatatgtaaataatcaATCTAAATGTACATCTGAGTCTacagcattaaattaaattaaaacgtaTTTAGCTAATATAGATGGGCTGCATCAGCCAAcgacaaataaagaaataaaaatcaagctGTGAGACTGGATCAGTGAACCATCAATAAATTTACAGAATCATTAACTGCATTTTACATTCAGCCtcttctacatttatttttctcacttattatttcacccaaaaatgtaaatactgtcaCTACTTACTCACCCTCATCTATTCTTTGCTACGTTTCTGTGTCTTGAACATGGTAGCTGTGTTACAGTCTATGCAAGGTCAGAAAGATTTCATTGGATTCCATCAGATATATGTGTTCTGAAGCTGAACAAAGGTTTTACAGATTTCAAATGATATTgggatgagtaattaatggaATAATTGGGTGAACTCTCCCTATAATGAGGAGTAGAATTTATTGAGTGACCTTCACCCTCTCTAGTTCTCATTTCTTCGGCCACCATCAGTGCCTTACATAGAGGTTAGAAAGTCCTTTGAAGTCATTCTCCTTCAGTTCTGTGATGCGGTTGTTCTGCAGGTCCAGGAGTTTGGTGTCTCTGGGAATTTCCTTGGGCACTGCGATCAAACCTAAACATATGAAGACATAATGTTTACAGCTAATTTAAAGCTTGTAGGATGTAGAGCACACAGACCTGTATACAAATGCCTGTACAGAGGCCATCAGCTCACCATCTGTTCTGGATTTCCCCATGACAGGACTTCTTACTCAACATCAAAATAACGCAATTAAAATAGTGAATACAACCGAAGATCGTAACAATTACAGCATGTCTTTGACAAGACATTTAGTTAGATATAAAACAGTCATTGTGGCCAAATGAGTGcttatttgacatttaattctGTGTCAGCTTTGCATTAGTTTATCTTTATATAAGAGGCGAGGGCCCCGAGGATGTTCTGCCAACTTTTTAAACGTgcactttaaaaatcatttgggTTCTTTCGCCACACATGAACCACATCACAAAACTATATGTAAACTCCAGCAGAACCACATCAAAGCGCCCATGCAGCATTGTGTCTGTTTTAACAGTAAAGTGTCCAAGATTCTAATTCAGGCCAATGATTCATGATGATTTCCAGCAGAGCCTAATCATTTATACTAGGCTGGGTTCAACCTCTGTTGCCTTCCAGCCATTTATAATGTTCTTGAGAACCAAGACCAAGCCGCCTTGAAAAGTGAAATCACTGACATATAAAGCTTATCAAACAATTGTATTgatatattttggattaaataataaaaactaaatctctGCAGACAGAATATGTGGCCTGCTGTCAATTAGCAGAGAAAATCATTGtgacttgtttttctttagagAAAAAATATCTTCCGGATACCTTAATCAACTTAGCGTTTTCACAGAAAAgacttttgtgtttctgtgtgtcgtAGTGTTTAATATGCTCCTTATTAAAATCTAGGGAACTGCCATCTTCatattagcttttatttcttggaatttacatttttgcaaatgcCAAGTGAACCTGCGGCGATTTACATTAACAATGTAAACTGAACACAAACTAATGCCAAGTGCAGCATACTTTTTATAGGGAATATATGAGCATGCTGTGATATGAGTCTTATACAGTGTAGCACACGGTAAGCAGAACGTTCatagtacatttttaaaggaaattattacttttattcagcacagGATGGAttgaattaatcaaaagtgactggtatattaatattttatgtcacAAAAAGACTTTTACAGTATGTAAATTGTATGCTATTGTGAACTttctatttcttaaaaaaaaaaattatgtatttttaaacaaacgaTGCAGTCCTTGCATTCATTTGCTTtgtaattttatgcaaatagTATATGGAATACTAGAGTTTATAATCAAGCACAGAACTGTTTTCGGGTCTAAGGGtgataaaatattgtattacaatAGCAGAAAATCATGCAGGGGCTTAATTTCTAAGAATTTCAATCttgtacacaaaacaaaagaaatgatcCAAAGTTCGAGCCAATATACTAAAAGCTCAAGTCCAGTTGTCATTTCACAATAGATCTTCCAAGCCATCTGCCCACCTGCCACTCAAAATAACAAGTGCTCAGTGATTTTAACCAGTCGACCGCTGACAAACACAATGCCAAACCCCAAAGCACAGCACATCGCAGACCCCAACCACAGCTCTGCACACATCTACACCCCCTAGTAGGAACATATTTTATGAAGGCACATAACCacctaaatatatacacaattatgAACATCTGTTATTAATAAGCATCGCCATCAATTCAATTACAGCCTACATGGCAGAATAACTTCCAGATacgaaagaaaataaaagagcgCAGTGGATGGATCAATGTATTACAAGCAAACCTTCATCACAGTGGGAGGAAGCATAGAAAGAACCGCCTAAAGCAAAGGCTGTATTTTTCGATTTTTATATCAAATCCACAAGCATAAACAAAGATGCAGTgacattttgcaaaaacaaaaacactcacaAAGACCAAAACACATGGCATAAAGCAATCATGCACATATGCAAACACAGTCAGACACGCACAAACTAAAAAGgaatacatataattaaaataataataactccaAATTCCGAAGTTCTTGTTGCTTCTGTCAGTTCTATGGCTGTAAATGTTCTATGAGGATCATAACTTAAGCAAACTTGGCAGGAGAATGAAAGAGCTCTGAATCCATAAGTATGACTATAGTGTTACAGCGGCGCTTCAATGCATGTTGTTAGTGCCATGcagaaaaaatacacaaactaactatattttgtagaaatataaagttttatcCAATTTTTAGAGCCTGCATCTAACCCAGGCCTTCTCATGTCCCACGTACTGAAAAGTCAAGCTCCATCACTGCTTCATgggtatttgtttgtttgttttgtgtttatgtgattCTTGTACATATGTTTGTCCATCCGCAGTTTAAGTATTTGAATTTGTGAAGTGAGTGATCTTGGAAAACTATAAAATTCATTTGAACAACAAAAAGCTGCTACATGCTGAGAGTAAACaggttaaaaaaattgtttaaaaatatgtattttagacCTAAATTACCACTTTTGTAGATGTACTGCTCACAAGATATAAACCAGGACTATTTCCGGCCTTCTGAAACAAACACTCATCACAATCTTCCAGATATTCATCACTTTTCTTTCTCCCTCTAACATTCCTGCTCACTTTCCCTGTCTATCTTCACTGTCTTCCTGTAAAACATCTTGTGGTGTGtcagaaaaacaacacagacCCGCTCTTAAAgctcaatgaaaaaaatacatttttaattttccaagtTTTTGCCTGTTTGGATGAGGGCTGTCAAACAGTCTCTATAAGATGCTTGTAATACCCAACTGAAACAGTTTCAAGAATTGATGATTTGTTGTACAGTGAGGTTTATTACTATAATCCCATAGAGcaatagtatattatatataagataACTGTAAGACTGACTATATTAGCACCCACACCAACACACAATATCCTTCCTTCTATTATAACCCTGTGATGCTGGTTTGTTGTCTACCACTTTAAATTTTCaaggattctgattggctgtcaaagTTAGTATCGATCATCAGCTGGGAAAATCTTTCTCAATGGGATTCTAACCATGTAATTTCACTGTCATTAATGTTATAgacacatagatagatagatagatagatagatagatagatagatagatagatagatagatagatactcaCTCAGGTCTGAGCACTGCACCACATGGAGCTGACAATGGCAGCCAAAGGGACATGAAAACACATCCGGCGGCAGCTCCTCCACAGCAGAACCTTCTTCATCTCTCATCATTACGGTCGTCAAATCTCCCATTTCTCCATCCATAGCAAAGTCCCAGAATCCTCTCTGCTCAAAAGGCAGAGCCAATGAGGGAGCAGTCAGGCTGCAGACATTGAGCAGCAGAAGCAGGAGAGAGTGACAGGGGAACATCGCAGAGATacagagactcacacacacagacctgggTGAAGGAGAGACAAAAAGAGATTAATCATTgcttgtttcattgtttttatatttaactgtatGCATTTTGTTCTGAGTGTGATTGTTGGaaactttcacacacacacacacacagagagagcctTTACTTTGTTTGGAACTGAATGTATTAATTATGCAAAGATCAATGTTAATAAGACTCT includes these proteins:
- the bgnb gene encoding biglycan b; translated protein: MFPCHSLLLLLLNVCSLTAPSLALPFEQRGFWDFAMDGEMGDLTTVMMRDEEGSAVEELPPDVFSCPFGCHCQLHVVQCSDLSLIAVPKEIPRDTKLLDLQNNRITELKENDFKGLSNLYALSLVNNKISKVHPRTFAPLLHLKKLYFSHNLLTVVPKNLPPSLVELRIHDNRIKKVAEGTFSGLGSMNCIEMGGNPIQNSGFEPGAFKGLKLNYLRISESKLTGIPKDLPDSLHELHLDNNQIQAIELEDLSRYKHLYRLGLGFNHIRMIENGSLSYVPNLRELHLENNRLTRVPMGMPDMKYLQVLYLHSNNISRVDVNDFCPRGFGMKRSFYNGISLYGNPVNYWEVQPATFRCVGDRLAIQFGNYKK